The genomic region CGCACGCACACTGGTCGTATCCCCATGGAGTTGATTTCTCCCGTACCCGTCACGGAGTATCAACGCCGCACCACCGCTATGGCGACGTCGTTGTTGCTGCAATATCCGGATGAGGGATTCCACGACACGGTGGCTGCTGTGCATGAGCAGATCGAGGATTTGCCCGAGGAGATCGCCCTAGATTTCCGCGAGTTCTTTCAGTGGGCAGAAGCCGCCAGTGTCCGAGATGTCGAAGAGCATTACGTAGAAACCTTTGACCAGCGCCGGCGCTGCTCGCTTTTTCTGTCCTACTACGCAGTCGGAGATACACGTCAACGTGGCATGGCTATCTTGGCTTTCGGCCAGCAGCTGCGCGCTCTGGGCTTTGACTTCAACGAAAACCAGGAGCTGCCAGATCACCTCTGCGTGGTCTTGGAAGCACTGGGGCTATCTGAGGGTTCAGCGCACGAGCAAGCCGTGGAATTCGTCGCCAGCTATCGCGACGGCTTAGAAGTTCTGCGCACCGCACTTGAGCACACGGGATCGCCCTATGTCTCGTTAATCATTGCGCTGTGCAGGTCCTTGCCGCAGGTCGATGCCGATACCACTCAGAAATACATGGACCTTATCCGTACCGGTCCACCTGCTGAAGTTGTGGGCATTGCTGATCTGCCTTTCCCTACTGTCCAACCCGACGACCTTTAAGTTCTGTCCTCGTATTCATTTCCTCTAGTGAAGGACTTTCACCATGGAATACTTTGAAAATTTCCTCTGGGGCGCATTCCCGTGGCTGGCGATAGTGGCTTTCTTCGTCGGTATCTTCTGGCGTTGGCGCTTTGACCAGTTCGGATGGACCACGCACTCGTCGCAGATTTATGAATCGAAGCTGCTGCGTTTGTCCTCCCCGCTGTTTCACTGGGGTATGGTCTTTGTCATCATCGGCCACTTGATGGGCCTGGCCATTCCCAAGTCGTGGACCAGTGCGGTGGGTATCTCCGACGCCGGCTACCACCTCATCGCTACCTACCCGGGTGCGATGGCCGCCATCGCGACGGTGCTCGGCCTTATTGGTCTAATCTATCGCCGCGTTGTCAACCGCTCGGTGTTTCTGGCGACCTCACGCTCCGATAAAGTCATGTACATTTTCCTGGGGGCAGCCATCCTATCTGGCACCATTGCCACCATGGCCTTGCAGCTTTTCGATGTCTTGGGCACCCATGGCTACGACTATCGCGAATCCATTTCGCCGTGGCTGCGCAACCTGTTGATTTTCAACATCCAGCCGGAGTTGATGACCGATGTGCCGTGGCCATTTAAGGTGCACGTGCTCGCAGGATTCACGCTGATTGCGGTGTGGCCGTTTACCCGCCTGGTCCACGCATTCTCGGCACCGGTTGGCTATGTCACCCGTCCGTACGTGGTCTATCGCTCCCGCGATTCCCGCACCACCGATATGCGGTCCCACGTTGCATGGGAACCAGTGCGTTCTCCGCATTCACAGCTTGACCGCGACAAAGATCGTAAAAAGCGCGCCGACCACGTGCGCCCGCCACGTTCTGGTTAACGCTTGCTAGCTAGTCGCTGCCTACCGGCCCGTGCTGTTACATCAGTGCGGGCCGGTTTTCTTTTGCCTGCCAGTTAGTTAATTCAACTCACTTCTCTGTAGAATCTGTTCATTCACATCGAACCAGCTCATTGCCCGCCCTTTTCCCAGGCCAAGAGCACCTCGGTAGTTTAGCGATGAAGACTCCACTATCATGGGGATACTTCAGGAAGGACGTTGATTCAGATGACTAGCGGTACTGGTGATCGCGCCTCGCAGGTTCCCCGCTCTAGCTCTGAACTTTTTACAGAGTCTTTAGGGCTTTCACCGAAGCAACGCAATGTTTTAGATGTGCTGCATGAATTCCCCCAAGGCGCCAAGATCTCCGAGCTGGCCGAGTCTTTGGACTCCCACGTCAACACCGTGCGCAGCCACCTGGATGAGCTGATCGCCAAAG from Corynebacterium ammoniagenes DSM 20306 harbors:
- the narJ gene encoding nitrate reductase molybdenum cofactor assembly chaperone codes for the protein MGIFDKLKSLPKPGKFSPSSAPHSHSLPLDHDTLAGYGTPAGMGASGGAKDVERTSRATLSARVGAKDPRRTHTGRIPMELISPVPVTEYQRRTTAMATSLLLQYPDEGFHDTVAAVHEQIEDLPEEIALDFREFFQWAEAASVRDVEEHYVETFDQRRRCSLFLSYYAVGDTRQRGMAILAFGQQLRALGFDFNENQELPDHLCVVLEALGLSEGSAHEQAVEFVASYRDGLEVLRTALEHTGSPYVSLIIALCRSLPQVDADTTQKYMDLIRTGPPAEVVGIADLPFPTVQPDDL
- the narI gene encoding respiratory nitrate reductase subunit gamma produces the protein MEYFENFLWGAFPWLAIVAFFVGIFWRWRFDQFGWTTHSSQIYESKLLRLSSPLFHWGMVFVIIGHLMGLAIPKSWTSAVGISDAGYHLIATYPGAMAAIATVLGLIGLIYRRVVNRSVFLATSRSDKVMYIFLGAAILSGTIATMALQLFDVLGTHGYDYRESISPWLRNLLIFNIQPELMTDVPWPFKVHVLAGFTLIAVWPFTRLVHAFSAPVGYVTRPYVVYRSRDSRTTDMRSHVAWEPVRSPHSQLDRDKDRKKRADHVRPPRSG